The Toxorhynchites rutilus septentrionalis strain SRP chromosome 3, ASM2978413v1, whole genome shotgun sequence genome includes a region encoding these proteins:
- the LOC129772993 gene encoding uncharacterized protein LOC129772993, translating into MYEVKSAEEDLQPQYFLPHHAVMKPESTMTKMRVVFDASCRSKSGLSLNDVLLSGPTIQDTLVTIVLRFRFHNYVVSADIEKMYRQVMVHESDQPFQRILWHDDPVLPLKVFQLRTVTYGTSSAPFLATRVLSKLADDEEKTFPLAASAVRHDFYVDNLLTGSDNAGTLASISREIIAMLASAGLPLRQWSSNSVAVLDGIPPELRDTATLRDLDDDFSVTALGLRWVPESDNLLFKTPKWKEHATPTKRTVLSDISSLFDPLGLIGPTIARAKIKLQGLWKLQLDWDTPVPDQFAHDWTCFRQKLIALVHVRVPRHVLRPGYTRLEIHGFSDASEDAYGACIYLRSVFAAGTCTVRLLSAKIKVAPIQTTTIPRLELYAAQLLSRLLTKVLDSVDVSATTYLWTDSTIVLNWILATPSTWKTFVANRVAEIQELTSHAVWHHVPSEDNLADLISRGKDLDELLDASLWWNGPTWLHSETSLWPETVPYSRATTEILETRKTVALPVADQEPPDIIDRYHSIRQVLRVAALLWRFCENCRRHAQNQPRVVGPLTPEDIDHALLMLIRRVQGQCFDIEIRQLTSSGQVDRKSKLRFLHPQIVDGIIRVGGRLHFARISIDERHPIVLPANHRLTEMICRREHLKTLHAGPGLLLSSLRQRFWPLGGRNLVRKVVHRCVTCTRAKPQSLQQLMGNLPPVRVNQAYPFQNVGVDLAGPFYVRTALRNKRTPFFKAYIVVYVCMATKAAHLDLVTDLTTAAFIASLRRFVSRRGKPSHIFCDNATNFVGAQRQLGELRKLFQSQHHQDAVARECTDDGIEFHFIPPRSPSFGGIWEACVKSAKMHLRRIFGNAHLTETELQTARCQVETMLNSCPITLMPGAPTDELSLTPGHFLIGRPLNALPDPDKTSISENRLSRWERVQQLSQHFWNRWHTEYLTTLQHRYRWTEALDNLAVGSIVVLKDEQLPPQKWALGRVLSVHPGTDGRVRVATVKTSSGIMQRAISKLCLLPVGIDPESVSPTPELAGPSSG; encoded by the coding sequence ATGTACGAGGTGAAATCTGCCGAAGAGGATCTCCAGCCGCAGTATTTCCTCCCTCATCACGCTGTCATGAAGCCAGAGAGTACCATGACAAAGATGCGCGTTGTTTTCGATGCGTCGTGCCGTTCCAAGTCGGGCCTGTCGCTCAACGATGTTCTTCTCTCCGGGCCAACCATCCAAGATACTCTGGTCACAATCGTTTTACGCTTCAGATTCCACAACTACGTCGTCTCAGCTGACATTGAGAAGATGTACCGTCAAGTCATGGTCCACGAGTCAGACCAACCTTTCCAGCGAATTCTGTGGCATGACGATCCTGTTCTCCCGCTCAAGGTGTTTCAACTTCGCACTGTCACCTACGGCACCAGTAGTGCCCCGTTTCTTGCGACCAGAGTATTGTCGAAGCTCGCCGACGATGAAGAGAAGACATTCCCGCTCGCCGCATCTGCCGTACGTCACGACTTCTACGTGGACAACCTACTCACAGGTTCCGACAACGCTGGTACTCTCGCGAGCATTTCCAGGGAGATTATTGCAATGCTAGCATCTGCAGGTCTTCCTCTCCGCCAGTGGTCATCCAATTCCGTAGCTGTGTTAGACGGAATTCCACCAGAGCTGCGAGATACTGCAACATTGCGCGACTTGGACGACGACTTCTCCGTGACAGCACTTGGCCTTCGTTGGGTGCCAGAATCGGATAACCTTCTCTTCAAGACTCCAAAGTGGAAGGAACACGCAACGCCAACTAAGAGAACGGTACTTTCCGACATCAGCAGCCTTTTTGATCCACTGGGGTTGATTGGTCCGACGATTGCCAGGGCTAAAATCAAGCTTCAAGGATTGTGGAAGCTGCAGCTTGACTGGGACACACCAGTACCCGATCAGTTCGCCCACGATTGGACCTGTTTTCGGCAGAAACTCATCGCACTCGTACATGTTCGTGTTCCACGTCACGTTCTTCGTCCGGGTTACACACGCCTGGAGATTCATGGCTTCAGCGATGCTTCGGAGGACGCCTATGGCGCATGCATATATCTTCGCTCCGTTTTCGCTGCTGGAACGTGTACCGTACGTCTTCTCAGCGCAAAGATCAAAGTTGCTCCGATCCAAACGACGACTATTCCTCGCCTTGAGTTGTACGCAGCGCAGCTCCTCTCCAGACTTCTCACGAAGGTTTTGGACAGCGTCGACGTTTCAGCAACGACATACCTGTGGACTGATTCAACGATCGTGCTGAACTGGATCTTGGCCACACCGTCAACCTGGAAGACGTTTGTAGCGAACCGTGTGGCAGAAATACAAGAGCTCACGTCTCATGCTGTGTGGCACCACGTCCCGTCAGAAGATAATCTCGCAGATTTAATCTCCCGTGGAAAAGACCTCGATGAACTTCTCGACGCTTCGTTGTGGTGGAACGGACCGACGTGGTTGCACTCCGAGACTTCTCTGTGGCCCGAAACCGTACCCTATTCCAGAGCTACCACGGAGATTCTTGAGACTCGTAAGACAGTGGCCCTTCCAGTTGCTGACCAAGAACCACCCGATATCATCGATCGCTACCACAGCATTCGTCAAGTGCTCCGAGTGGCTGCCCTCCTCTGGCGATTCTGCGAAAACTGTCGTCGTCACGCACAAAACCAACCACGCGTTGTTGGACCGCTGACTCCCGAAGACATCGACCACGCCTTGCTGATGCTGATTCGCAGAGTCCAAGGGCAGTGCTTTGACATCGAGATACGGCAGCTCACTAGTTCTGGCCAGGTGGACAGAAAGTCGAAGCTCCGTTTCCTACATCCCCAGATTGTGGACGGAATAATCCGAGTTGGCGGCCGGTTGCACTTCGCGCGAATATCGATCGACGAGAGACATCCCATCGTGCTACCTGCTAACCATCGACTCACTGAGATGATCTGTCGACGAGAGCACCTCAAGACGCTGCACGCTGGTCCAGGATTGCTGCTTTCGTCCCTCCGTCAGAGATTTTGGCCTCTTGGCGGTCGGAACCTTGTGCGAAAGGTCGTTCATCGATGCGTCACGTGTACGCGAGCCAAACCTCAGTCGTTGCAGCAGCTGATGGGCAACCTTCCACCAGTTCGGGTCAACCAGGCGTACCCATTCCAAAACGTTGGTGTCGACCTTGCTGGGCCATTCTACGTTCGAACCGCGTTAAGGAACAAACGAACACCGTTTTTCAAGGCCTACATTGTGGTGTACGTCTGTATGGCTACAAAAGCTGCGCATCTCGACCTCGTCACCGATCTGACGACCGCAGCATTCATCGCCAGCCTTCGTCGATTCGTCAGTCGAAGGGGAAAGCCGAGCCACATCTTCTGCGATAATGCGACCAACTTCGTCGGTGCACAGCGACAGCTAGGGGAACTGAGGAAACTCTTCCAGTCCCAACACCATCAGGATGCTGTAGCCAGAGAGTGCACGGATGATGGAATCGAATTCCACTTCATTCCGCCCCGCTCGCCGTCGTTTGGAGGAATCTGGGAGGCATGCGTGAAGTCCGCCAAGATGCATCTGCGCAGGATTTTTGGAAATGCCCATTTGACCGAGACCGAACTCCAGACAGCTCGGTGCCAAGTTGAAACAATGCTTAACTCTTGTCCGATTACGCTAATGCCAGGCGCTCCAACAGACGAACTCTCGCTGACTCCAGGACACTTCCTGATCGGTCGGCCGCTTAACGCGCTGCCTGATCCCGATAAGACTAGCATCTCAGAGAATCGTTTGTCTCGCTGGGAACGAGTTCAGCAGTTGTCGCAGCATTTTTGGAACCGCTGGCATACT